The following proteins come from a genomic window of Haliaeetus albicilla chromosome 23, bHalAlb1.1, whole genome shotgun sequence:
- the PRRG3 gene encoding transmembrane gamma-carboxyglutamic acid protein 3, with amino-acid sequence MAMFLGARNAHSVLKRFPRANGFLEEIRQGTIERECIEEVCSYEEVKEVFENKEKTMEFWKGYTNAVYSVKDPGHSTERSDAMYVVVPLLGVALLIVIALFIIWRCQLQKATRHRPSYAQNRYLASRTGRSLPRVMVYRERSQSQGETQYQREASNRVAGDGRAGGTPQQDGTLYPPEHSVSVLSRLSSATPPPSYEEVTGHPESSSGEETSVSYNDPPPKYEEIVATAPAMGK; translated from the exons ATGGCAA TGTTCTTGGGGGCCAGGAATGCCCACTCGGTCCTGAAGCGCTTTCCCCGAGCCAACGGCTTCCTGGAGGAGATCCGGCAGGGCACCATCGAGCGGGAGTGCATTGAGGAGGTCTGCAGCTATGAGGAGGTCAAGGAAGTGTTTGAGAACAAGGAGAAGACG ATGGAGTTTTGGAAGGGCTACACCAATGCTGTCTACTCTGTCAAGGACCCTGGGCACAGCACGGAGCGCTCAGACGCTATGTACGTGGTGGTGCCCCTCTTGGGAGTGGCTCTTCTGATAGTCATCGCCCTCTTCATCATCTGGAGGTGCCAGCTTCAGAAGGCCACCCGCCACCGCCCTTCCTATGCCCAGAACCGTTACCTGGCCAGCCGAACGGGACGCAGCCTTCCCAGGGTCATGGTGTACCGGGAGCGGTCGCAAAGCCAAGGGGAAACCCAGTATCAGCGAGAAGCAAGCAACCGGGTGGCTGGagatggcagagctgggggcacCCCCCAGCAAGATGGCACCCTCTACCCACCAGAGCATTCGGTCTCTGTCCTCTCCAGACTGTCCAGCGCCACCCCTCCGCCTTCCTATGAGGAGGTGACGGGCCACCCGGAGAGCAGCAGTGGCGAAGAGACCAGTGTCTCCTATAATGACCCGCCACCCAAGTATGAAGAGATCGTGGCCACTGCCCCTGCTATGGGCAAATAG